One segment of Gammaproteobacteria bacterium DNA contains the following:
- a CDS encoding N-6 DNA methylase, translated as MHEAKYVASTPIRRRKEFGQFFTPCNIADLMISWIIKDNPKSILDPAFGLGVFFDSLSKIDALQLANIIYKAYEIDPNIISYLDYGNSPRPIIEIADYLEADLQGYDAIVCNPPYMRFQQFLNRHRVLQEIEKKIGVKLDGYANIASVFLIRSLKEMNAGGRLAYIMPFEFFNTGYGKQVKSSLLERGLLKQIIFFSREKDIFSEVITTVCILLCRKDGVVDPIKIARINHIDQLENIASFEDFFQHELAPDLLSYDKKWSTVISGLYETMTIPGGLSRIAEYGKFVRGIATGANEFFALSSQKISHWELEPENYCPCITKSPQIRKLVFTDEDFNALATNGAPVYCLNIREQGNKKVVAYLDYGIRKGFDQRFLTRHRNPWYKIESRSPAPILAGVFNRGRLKIIRNFTNAINFTCFHAFYPNPLGQNYINRLFVYLMSDIGQNIVMTNKRRYGGNLDKFEPSDLNDGGCPSMSQFDRSSEAEALEVIEVAKVDQKKALDLANRITAKIFKTNRISMTCPSASKPLI; from the coding sequence ATGCATGAAGCAAAGTATGTTGCTTCAACGCCCATCAGGCGTCGGAAAGAGTTTGGCCAGTTTTTTACTCCATGCAATATTGCTGATTTAATGATTTCATGGATTATCAAAGATAATCCCAAATCGATACTCGATCCGGCTTTTGGTCTCGGCGTGTTCTTTGATTCGCTTTCTAAAATTGACGCCCTGCAACTTGCCAATATCATTTACAAAGCCTACGAGATCGACCCAAACATTATTAGTTATCTGGATTATGGCAACAGCCCGCGCCCTATCATCGAGATTGCCGATTATCTGGAGGCCGATCTACAAGGTTATGACGCCATTGTTTGCAATCCCCCTTATATGCGGTTTCAGCAATTCCTGAACCGCCATCGCGTTCTCCAGGAAATTGAGAAGAAAATCGGTGTCAAGCTTGATGGTTATGCCAATATTGCGTCGGTTTTTCTTATCCGGTCGCTAAAGGAAATGAATGCTGGCGGCAGACTGGCTTATATCATGCCGTTCGAGTTTTTTAACACCGGTTATGGAAAGCAGGTAAAAAGCTCCCTTTTGGAAAGGGGTTTGCTTAAACAGATTATCTTTTTCTCAAGAGAAAAGGATATTTTTTCAGAGGTCATCACCACAGTTTGCATTCTTCTCTGCCGGAAAGATGGCGTTGTTGATCCTATAAAAATTGCTCGTATCAATCATATTGATCAACTGGAAAATATTGCAAGTTTTGAAGATTTTTTTCAGCACGAGTTAGCGCCTGACCTGTTGTCATACGATAAAAAGTGGTCGACGGTTATTTCTGGCTTATATGAAACAATGACAATACCCGGTGGATTATCCAGAATTGCAGAATATGGTAAATTTGTCCGGGGCATCGCTACCGGCGCAAATGAATTCTTTGCGTTAAGTAGTCAAAAAATAAGTCATTGGGAGCTTGAACCAGAAAATTATTGCCCTTGCATTACCAAGAGTCCGCAAATTCGCAAACTAGTCTTTACTGATGAGGATTTCAATGCGCTGGCAACCAATGGCGCACCCGTTTACTGTTTGAATATCAGGGAACAGGGTAATAAAAAAGTCGTTGCTTATCTGGATTACGGCATTCGCAAGGGATTTGATCAACGCTTCCTGACCCGACACAGAAATCCCTGGTACAAGATCGAATCCCGTTCTCCAGCGCCGATTTTAGCCGGAGTCTTTAATCGGGGACGACTCAAAATCATCCGCAATTTCACGAACGCTATCAACTTCACCTGTTTTCACGCCTTCTACCCCAACCCGTTGGGACAAAACTATATTAATCGGCTGTTTGTTTATTTAATGAGCGATATCGGTCAGAATATTGTCATGACCAACAAGCGCCGGTATGGTGGAAATCTGGATAAATTTGAGCCAAGCGACTTAAATGATGGCGGTTGCCCTTCCATGAGCCAGTTTGACCGCTCCAGTGAAGCCGAAGCACTGGAAGTCATTGAAGTTGCTAAGGTCGATCAAAAAAAAGCGCTCGATCTTGCAAACCGGATCACGGCCAAAATATTCAAAACGAATCGGATAAGTATGACTTGTCCCTCAGCAAGCAAGCCGCTAATCTGA
- the ychF gene encoding redox-regulated ATPase YchF has translation MGIQCGIVGLPNVGKSTLFNALTKAGIQAENYPFCTIDPNVGVVPVPDPRLAALAAIVKPQKIIPATVEFVDIAGLVAGASKGEGLGNQFLAHIRETDAIAQVVRCFEDDDVIHVSGRVNPGEDIETINTELALADLATVDKALQRAEKAAKAGGREALERKALLERVQAHLNTGAPLRTLALEISERELLRDLFLLTGKPVLYIANVAEDGFENNPFLTQVREIAARERAEIVPVCAAIEAELAELEDADKAEFLADYGLSEPGLDRVIHAAYKLLGLQTYFTAGPKEARAWTVRVGATAPQAAAVIHTDFERGFIRAEVIAYADYITCNGEAGAREAGKWRLEGKEYVVQEGDVMHFRFNV, from the coding sequence TGTCGGCCTGCCGAACGTCGGCAAGTCCACTTTGTTTAATGCGCTCACCAAGGCCGGCATTCAGGCCGAAAATTATCCATTCTGCACCATTGATCCGAATGTCGGGGTAGTGCCCGTGCCGGATCCTCGATTGGCGGCGCTGGCGGCGATTGTGAAGCCACAAAAGATTATTCCGGCGACGGTTGAGTTTGTGGACATTGCCGGACTCGTCGCTGGGGCGTCGAAGGGTGAAGGGCTAGGTAATCAGTTCCTGGCCCACATCCGCGAGACTGACGCGATTGCGCAGGTGGTGCGCTGTTTCGAGGATGACGATGTCATCCACGTTTCCGGGCGGGTTAATCCTGGGGAAGATATCGAGACTATCAACACCGAACTGGCGTTAGCCGATCTGGCGACAGTGGATAAGGCGTTGCAACGGGCGGAAAAGGCGGCCAAAGCGGGCGGACGGGAAGCGCTGGAACGTAAGGCGTTGCTGGAGCGGGTGCAGGCGCATCTGAATACTGGCGCGCCGTTGCGGACCCTGGCGCTGGAAATCAGTGAGCGCGAGCTGTTGCGGGATCTGTTTCTGCTGACCGGGAAACCGGTTTTGTATATCGCCAATGTGGCCGAGGACGGTTTCGAAAATAATCCGTTTCTGACGCAGGTGCGGGAGATTGCGGCGCGGGAAAGGGCCGAGATCGTGCCGGTGTGCGCAGCGATTGAGGCGGAGCTGGCGGAACTGGAGGATGCGGATAAAGCCGAGTTTCTGGCTGATTACGGGCTATCCGAGCCGGGACTGGACCGGGTGATTCACGCCGCTTACAAGTTATTGGGACTGCAAACCTATTTTACGGCTGGCCCAAAGGAAGCGCGGGCCTGGACAGTGCGGGTTGGCGCGACGGCTCCCCAAGCGGCGGCGGTAATCCATACCGATTTCGAACGTGGTTTCATTCGCGCTGAGGTCATTGCTTACGCCGATTACATCACCTGCAATGGCGAAGCGGGCGCTCGCGAGGCCGGTAAGTGGCGATTGGAAGGTAAGGAATATGTTGTGCAGGAGGGCGATGTCATGCATTTCCGGTTTAATGTGTGA